From Panicum hallii strain FIL2 chromosome 2, PHallii_v3.1, whole genome shotgun sequence, a single genomic window includes:
- the LOC112882603 gene encoding uncharacterized protein LOC112882603 isoform X2, giving the protein MAESVSAAIVHETVSQILSGLVQKYEEKEEPNANRNLERLEMAQIRLEAALETSNKWQITDASLLRWRRKLKRAAQECDDTLHRCKQQILEGEQTKREVKDSSLSNRFVHATKSFIFSILDRNNNELSKSIAQRFEWYADGASEFLRFIELGGTPRCHMPFDSLVKKLFAGKEVYHKIVRRNKHPSFQLWLVPIRTSEHGTNISLTFVQYDGTPEGMSFLSCPLKISHGGHLFIHGIRNIGTNSTASHLSGPVQTHFVASSMVSMRFDVLAT; this is encoded by the exons ATGGCGGAATCGGTCAGTGCTGCTATTGTCCACGAGACAGTTAGCCAAATCCTATCTGGTCTTGTTCAAAAATATGAGGAGAAAGAGGAACCAAATGCGAACAGAAATTTGGAGAGGCTAGAGATGGCTCAGATCAGGCTTGAGGCTGCTCTTGAGACATCTAATAAGTGGCAGATCACTGATGCATCCTTATTGCGCTGGCGCAGGAAGCTGAAGCGTGCTGCTCAAGAGTGCGATGACACGCTGCACAGATGCAAGCAGCAAATCCTAGAAGGTGAACAAACAAAACGGGAGGTAAAGGATTCCTCCCTTTCTAACCGTTTTGTGCATGCTACAAAGTCATTTATTTTCTCTATCCTTGACCGCAACAACAATGAGTTGAGCAAATCCATTGCTCAAAGATTTGAGTGGTATGCAGATGGTGCTAGTGAGTTCCTAAGATTCATAGAGCTTGGTGGGACACCACGCTGTCACATGCCCTTTGACTCCCTTGTCAAGAAACTTTTTGCAGGCAAGGAAGTATATCATAAAATCGTTCGGAGAAACAAGCATCCCTCCTTTCAGTTATGGTTGGTGCCGATCCGTACTTCAGAGCATGGAACCAACATTAGCTTGACATTTGTCCAGTATGATGGTACACCAGAGG GAATGAGCTTTCTCAGCTGCCCGCTCAAGATTTCTCATGGGGGCCATCTATTTATTCATGGGATAAGGAACATTGGAACAAATTCAACAGCTTCACATCTCAGTGGGCCCGTCCAAACCCATTTTGTTGCAAGCAGCATGGTCAGCATGAGGTTCGACGTTTTAGCAACCTAG
- the LOC112882603 gene encoding uncharacterized protein LOC112882603 isoform X1, with protein MAESVSAAIVHETVSQILSGLVQKYEEKEEPNANRNLERLEMAQIRLEAALETSNKWQITDASLLRWRRKLKRAAQECDDTLHRCKQQILEGEQTKREVKDSSLSNRFVHATKSFIFSILDRNNNELSKSIAQRFEWYADGASEFLRFIELGGTPRCHMPFDSLVKKLFAGKEVYHKIVRRNKHPSFQLWLVPIRTSEHGTNISLTFVQYDGTPEGNILFSLGVQLSKSTDIFGIAIKCLQFFAPHFKCTFENIRNELSQLPAQDFSWGPSIYSWDKEHWNKFNSFTSQWARPNPFCCKQHGQHEVRRFSNLDMVGLSEVLLEPIISFNLLCQVSMSVYSKQKTSLSEDIISMQDYPYLKAGISFAPHGSLEDMLPTDRSSEITAIVHKEQHCLHTDITLEQLKDIMLPKAIDYFHQNAEATVYQMIWKSKHGLAHIQVEKPCMSTRRSSMRTQRTFGVASKRKQLQGHDEALIRNRIRACHWLDLWVTHVPVRLQRSLKNWVRKEREILSAEPQLHLKF; from the coding sequence ATGGCGGAATCGGTCAGTGCTGCTATTGTCCACGAGACAGTTAGCCAAATCCTATCTGGTCTTGTTCAAAAATATGAGGAGAAAGAGGAACCAAATGCGAACAGAAATTTGGAGAGGCTAGAGATGGCTCAGATCAGGCTTGAGGCTGCTCTTGAGACATCTAATAAGTGGCAGATCACTGATGCATCCTTATTGCGCTGGCGCAGGAAGCTGAAGCGTGCTGCTCAAGAGTGCGATGACACGCTGCACAGATGCAAGCAGCAAATCCTAGAAGGTGAACAAACAAAACGGGAGGTAAAGGATTCCTCCCTTTCTAACCGTTTTGTGCATGCTACAAAGTCATTTATTTTCTCTATCCTTGACCGCAACAACAATGAGTTGAGCAAATCCATTGCTCAAAGATTTGAGTGGTATGCAGATGGTGCTAGTGAGTTCCTAAGATTCATAGAGCTTGGTGGGACACCACGCTGTCACATGCCCTTTGACTCCCTTGTCAAGAAACTTTTTGCAGGCAAGGAAGTATATCATAAAATCGTTCGGAGAAACAAGCATCCCTCCTTTCAGTTATGGTTGGTGCCGATCCGTACTTCAGAGCATGGAACCAACATTAGCTTGACATTTGTCCAGTATGATGGTACACCAGAGGGTAATATCTTGTTTAGTTTGGGCGTACAACTCTCGAAGAGTACAGACATATTTGGGATCGCAATTAAGTGCTTACAGTTTTTTGCCCCTCATTTCAAGTGTACATTTGAAAATATTAGGAATGAGCTTTCTCAGCTGCCCGCTCAAGATTTCTCATGGGGGCCATCTATTTATTCATGGGATAAGGAACATTGGAACAAATTCAACAGCTTCACATCTCAGTGGGCCCGTCCAAACCCATTTTGTTGCAAGCAGCATGGTCAGCATGAGGTTCGACGTTTTAGCAACCTAGATATGGTAGGATTATCAGAAGTTTTGCTAGAACCAATAATTAGTTTTAACTTGCTTTGTCAAGTCTCAATGTCTGTTTACAGCAAGCAGAAGACCTCACTGTCTGAAGACATAATTTCTATGCAAGATTATCCATATCTGAAAGCAGGAATCTCCTTTGCGCCCCATGGCTCTTTAGAGGACATGCTGCCAACGGATAGGAGTTCTGAAATAACAGCGATAGTCCACAAGGAGCAACATTGCTTGCATACAGACATTACCCTAGAACAACTGAAAGATATTATGCTGCCAAAGGCAATAGATTACTTCCACCAGAATGCTGAAGCAACGGTTTACCAAATGATTTGGAAGTCTAAACATGGGCTTGCACATATTCAGGTTGAGAAGCCATGCATGAGCACACGGAGATCAAGCATGAGAACACAGAGAACTTTTGGGGTAGCTAGTAAGAGAAAGCAATTGCAAGGGCATGACGAGGCGCTTATTAGGAATCGGATACGTGCCTGTCACTGGCTCGACTTATGGGTTACACATGTGCCTGTACGACTGCAAAGATCGCTCAAGAACTGGGTGCGGAAAGAAAGGGAAATTCTATCAGCAGAACCGCAGCTACACCTGAAATTCTAA